One Symphalangus syndactylus isolate Jambi chromosome 9, NHGRI_mSymSyn1-v2.1_pri, whole genome shotgun sequence DNA segment encodes these proteins:
- the MYL7 gene encoding myosin regulatory light chain 2, atrial isoform, whose product MASRKAGTRGKVAATKQAQRGSSNVFSMFEQAQIQEFKEAFSCIDQNRDGIICKADLRETYSQLGKVSVPEEELDAMLQEGKGPINFTVFLTLFGEKLNGTDPEEAILSAFRMFDPSGKGVVNKDEFKQLLLTQADKFSPAEVEQMFALTPMDLAGNIDYKSLCYIITHGDEKEE is encoded by the exons ATG GCCAGCAGGAAGGCGGGGACCCGGGGCAAGGTGGCAGCCACCAAGCAGGCCCAACGTGGTTCTTCCAACGTCTTTTCCATGTTTGAACAAGCCCagatccaggagttcaaggaa GCCTTCAGCTGTATCGACCAGAATCGTGATGGCATCATCTGCAAGGCAGACCTGAGGGAGACCTACTCCCAGCTGG ggAAGGTGAGTGTCCCAGAGGAGGAGCTGGACGCCATGCTGCAGGAGGGCAAGGGCCCCATCAACTTCACCGTCTTCCTCACACTCTTTGGGGAGAAGCTCAACG ggacAGACCCCGAGGAAGCCATCCTGAGTGCCTTCCGCATGTTTGACCCCAGTGGCAAAGGGGTGGTGAACAAGGATGA gttcaagcagcttCTCCTGACTCAGGCAGACAAGTTCTCTCCAGCTGAG GTGGAGCAGATGTTCGCCCTGACACCCATGGACCTGGCGGGGAACATCGACTACAAGTCACTGTGCTACATCATCACTCATGGAGACGAGAAAGAGGAATGA